The sequence CGGGTCAGGGCCCCGGGGCTGCCGCCCGCGAGGTCGAACCGGACGTCGGCGTCGTCGCCGCGCCCGAGGGCCGTGAGATGGACGGCGGGGTCGGCGAGGAGGCGGTCGGCGACGAATCGGCCGAGGAATCCGTTGGCTCCGAGCAGCAGCACCCTCATCGCGCACCGCCTCGGTGCCGACGGCTCACTGCCGGTGCGGGGGACTGGGGGGTCATGGCGGGTTTCTCCTAGGTCAGTCGGTCGTACGGTGCCGGGCGAGGCCCGCGGCGTCGGCTCCGCGGGGGTGATACGGGGTGATACGGGGTCGTGCGGGGTGGTACGTCGGGGGGGCCGGCCGGGACCGGGCCCTGTCGGCCCCGGGTCCCTCGTCAGACCCGGGTGTGGGCGGAGGCGCGGGAGAGCGCGAGGGCGGCGTGCAGCAGGAGTGCGAGGGCGGCCCCGCCGCAGGCGAGGGCGGACACACCTCCCGTCCCGCCTGCCGAGACGAGAGCGTCCACAGGCTGGGCCAGGGGTTCGAGGCCGGGGAGCCGGGCGCCGAGGACGAGGGCCGGGGCGGCGGCCTCGACGGCGCAGGCGGCGGCGAGGGCGACGGTGCCCGGCTCGGGCAGTCCGTGCACGGCGAGCAGCCGGGCCACGAAGAACAGCACCCCGAGGGCGACGGCCGCCACGGGCACACCGCCTCCGCCGAGAGCGAGGTCGGCCAGATACAGCAGGGGCAGCAGCGCGCCGAGGAAGAGGGAGACGGCTGCCAGGAGCAGGGGGCGCACGCCCGCGCCGAACTCCTCCAGGGCGCGGCTGCCGGAGAGTTTGCGGTGGGCACGGACGGTGAAGAGGTGGGCGCACCAGGCGGCCGGGGCGACGGCGGCGGCGAGGCCGAGCAGCGGGGCGGGGCTGCCGCCCCAGGGGCCGTCCGGGCCGCCGGTCATGACCTGGGCGAGCAGTTCCTCGCCGTACACCGCGTAGCTGAGCAGCCAGCAGGCGTACATGCCGGCGCGGCCCGCTCCCTCGGGGGCGCGCAGGGGCCCCCGGCCCAGGCACGCCCGGAGCGCCAGACAGGCGAGGAGCGCGCCGACGACCGTGACGAGGGCGCGCGTCCCGTCCCCGAGGACGCCCTCGGTGGCCCGGAGCAGCCCGGCGGTCGCGAGACAGGCGGCCCCGGGAAGCAGGGCGAGGAGGGTCCAGCCGGCCCACCCGTCGGTGCCGGGACCGGGGCCGGGCCGGGTTCCGGGGGCTCCGCCGAAGGCCGGGGCGTGCGCCCGGGGCGGCATACGGGCGTACAACTCCTCGGCGAGGGCGAAGACGTCCCGGTGGCGGTAGCGGGCGGCCGTGCGGTCGGTGAGGCCGTGGGCCTCCAGGCCGGCGGCGATCTCCAGCGGGTCCACGGCCCGTTCGCACAGGTCGCGGTGGTCGTGCAGCAGGGTTTTCACCGGGTCGGCCGGACCCCGCCGGGCCGTGGCGCCCGACGCCCGGCGGCCCGAGGCGCGGTGAGGTATCTCCGCAGCGCGTTCCGGGGCGGCTGTGGAGGTCGTCGCCGGGGTGTCCGGACGGGTCATCGGGAGGTCTCCGTGGTCGTGAAGCGTCGGTTCGGGGAGGTCCGGGCGGCGAGCCGCCGGGGCGAGGAGGTCCGGGGCGGGGAGAACCGGACCGCCGTGGTGGGCCGGGCAGCGGACCGCCCGACCGAGGAAGGCCGGGCGGCGGAAGCCCCGCTCGGGGACAGCCCGGACGCGACGGCCGGGACCGCGATGGGCCAAGGCGCCGAAAGCCGGGGGGAGGAGGGACTGACCGCTGCGGAAGGCCGGGCGGCGGACTGCCGGGCCGGGAAGGACCGGGCAACGGAAGCCCCGCGCGGGAAGAGCCCGGACGCGAAGGCCGGGACCGCGAAGGACCGGGGCGCCGGGGTCGGCCGGGCCGGGGAAGACCGGGGCATGACCGACTGGGCGGCGAACCGCCGCGGCGGGCAGGGACGGGCCGCCGCGGAAGGCCGGGCGGCAGCCCGCCGGGCCGGAGAAAGCCGGGCAGCGGGCGCCCCGCCCGCGCACCGCCCGACCGCGCAGGTCCGAGGCGCGCAGATCCGGGGCACGCAGGTCCGGGGCGCCGAGCGCCCAGTGGTCACGCATCGCCGTCCCCCGCCGGTCCTGCCGCGACCGCGCAGACGCCCTCGGGCTCCGGCTCCCGCGTGTGCTCCGGTTCGGGCTCGCCGGGGCGGTCCGGCAGGCGGGCTCCGGCCGACCGGGCGGGCCCGAACGGTACGGCGGCGACGGCTGCGCGGACGGCGGGGCGCTCCCTGTCCTCCGGGGGCCGCAGGTGCGCCCCGGGCCGGGTCCAGCGGCCGGGGAGGCGGGCCTCCGGCGGCGTGGCGAACGGCAGCGGATCGCCGTGGGCGTCCAGCGTGTCGGCCTCCCGGCGCACCGGCGTGTGCGACATCAGCTCCAGGTAAATGCCGCGAAATGCCGCGAGGTTCTGTTCGACGGTGAAGAGTTCGAGCGCGCGGGACCGGGCGGCGGCGCCGAGCCGGGACCGGCGCTCGGGATCGCGCAGCAGCGCGACACAGGCCTCCGCGAGCGCCTTGGGGTTGCGCGGGGGTACCACCAGGCCGGTGCCGCCGATGACCTCGACGACCGCGCCCACGTCGGTGGAGACGGTGGCCCGGCCGCAGAACATGGCTTCCACGAGGCTGACCGGGAAGCCCTCGACGGTGCTGGAGAGGACGATCACCTCGCCCGCCGCGTACGCCTCGGCGAGATCGGGGATCTCGGGGCCGCCGATCTCCTCGAAGGTGACCGGGCTGCTGCCCTCGGTGTGGGCGCCGGCGGCCTCGTCCGGGAAGAGCTGGGCGGCCAGGGCCGTGCAGTGCGCGAGGTACGTGGTGGCCTCGTCGCCCTCCGCCGGGGCGCCGAAGATCCGCAGCCGGGCGTCGGGCCGGGCGCGGCGGATCTCGGTGAAGGCGTGGAGGAGGGCGATCAGGTCCTTGGCGGGCTCGATCCGGCCGACCCAGACCAGCGTGCCGAGGCCGTCCTCCTCGGCTCCACCGGCCGCCGGACCGAGCCGTTCGGCGTCCTCCCCGACCGGGCCGAAGCGCTCCGCCGCCATGCCGGGGTAGACCGTGCGCTGCTTGGCGGGGTCGGCTCCGCAGCGCTGCTGCCAGCGGCGGACATGCGTGTTGCCGGGGGTGACGAGCGCGGCCTGCCGGTAGATCTCGGTGGCGAGACGGCCGTGGAACGCGGCGAGGAGGGCGCGCACGGGGGCTCCGTAGGGAGTGCCGGACGCGGCGGCGAGATAGTGCGCGCGCAGCGGGACGCCGTGCTCGGTGACCAGCAGCGGCACCCCGAAGAAGCGTTTGGCCAGGAGTCCCGGGAGAGCGGCCGCCCCGCCGGAGGCCGCGTGGCAGAGGTCGACCGCGCCGAGGCTCTCCTGGTCGTACCAGTCGAGCGAGAGCGGGCGCAGCGCGCGTTCCAGCTCGGCGGCGCAGGCGAGGTGGTCGGGTACGGTGGCGCTCCGCACGGTCCGGCCGGCGCCGTGGGCCCGGGTGGTCGCCTCCAGGATCCGCACCGCGGTCTCGGAGCGCAGGGCGAGGTGGAGTCCGCCGCGCTCGCGGGCCAGCTCGGCCAGCCCGTAGAGCCCTGCGGTGAAGAGCTCGGCGCCGGGGCCCTCGCCCGCTTCCGTGCCGGCCCGGTCAGGGGTGCTGACGGCGGTCGCGAGGGCGGTGAAGTGCTCGGTGAAGCGTTTGCGGTCGCGCCGCCCGTAGGCCTGCTCGCCGCCGGTCACCAGCCGGGCCACCAGGCCGCGTTCGCCACTGCCGCGCAGGGTGCCGTCCTCGGGAGTCCACAGGGGTGCGGTGCGCACCCGGCTGACCTGGTAGGGCAGTCGGACCCAGCCCTGGGCCTCCTGGCGGGCGGAGCGGCTCAGCGCGAACAGGTCGAACTCATGCTGCGGCAGCCCGCGCACCAGCCGGTCGCACCAGAGCCTGGACTCACCGGTCGCATACGGATAACCACCGTCGGTGAGCAGTCCGATCCGCACGAGTACACCCTCGATCTCCCTTGTGGGCAGCCGCCGTTGGACCGGCGACTCACAGCGGGACGACGTTATGCGGATACGCCGGTGGCGCGACGGACGGTTGTCCGTCGCGCCACCGAAAGGGGTGAACCGTCGTAACTTTCCCGCACCGGTCGCGTTCCGTCGCGATACAGCGGTCGGTTGTCACGGAGGGTCAGGCCCGGGCCAGCTCCTGTCGGGCTGCCCGTGGGGCCGGCGCGCGCCCGGGGATCAGCCCTTGGGGTGGACCCAGGGGTTGGGCTTGCACGTGATGCCGTCGAGTTCGAGGGTCTTGGTCTGCTGCTGCATGACCGGGGCCGGGGCGCCGGGCGTGCTGCAGTTCACGTGGTTGTACCCGAGCCGGTGGCCGACCTCGTGGTTGATGAGCATCTGCCGGTAGGGCAGCAGCTTGTCCGGGCCGAAGGTGTCGGCGCCCTGCGCCCAGCGGTAGGCGTTGATCATGATGCGGTCGGTCGCCGCGGAGTCGCAGGAGACGTTGTCGACGGTGGTGTCCAGACCGGACTTGGCGCACCAGTCGCCGGTGGTCCCGGGGCTGGCGAGCGTGATCACGAAGTCCGGCTGCCCCGACGAGATGCGCTCGAAGGTCATCGCCCCGTTGTGCGCCCAGCTCCGGTTGTCGTTGAGCGTCTTCTGCACGGCTTCGGCGAACAGGCCGGCGTCGAGGCCGAGCCCCTTCTCCACATCGATCCGGTAGCGGTGCTTCTGCCCCTTCCCGGGAGCCTTCGCCAGCCCGGGGACCGCCTCGAACTCGCCGGTGGCCCTCAGATCGGCGGCGATCGAGAAGGGCTGCGCCATCTTGTCGGCGTACGAGAGGGGCTTGACCTCGGGCTTCACTGTGGGCTGCCCCGGGGTCGGGCGGGCGTCGGAGCGGGAGGCGTCGTCGCCGGGGCCCTGCCGGTCCACCTCGCCTGCGCGCGCCGCGGCGGCGCGGCCGTCGGCGTCCTCGGCTACCTGGCCGGCCACCACGACGGCGAGCACGGTGGTCACCGCGGCGGCGGCGATCCCGGTGAACGTCCGGCCCTTGGCGCCCCGGGGGGCGCTCCGTTCGCCGGGCTCCGCGGCCACGGTGTCGTCCGGGCCGTCCGGGGCCCCGGCCGACGGCGCGGACGCGGTCCCGGGCCCTCGCCGTCGAAGGCGTCGACGAACTCCTGGCGCGGGCCGGGACCGGGGCCCGCCGGGCCGGCGCTGCGCAGCGCGGCCGTCCGCGACGCGCTGGGCCTCCCGCTGGGCGGAGATCCGGCGGGCCACGGCCTGCTGCCGGGCGGCGGCGTCCTGGGAACCGACGGCCCCCGCAGACTCACCGGGATGCGGGCGGGCCTCGCCGGGGCCGCTGTCCGGGCCGGGGTCCCGGCGGGGTGTCCGGGGAGACGAGGAGCTGCCGGGCGCGCCGGGCCCGTGCCCCTGGCGGGGCTGCGGTCCGGTGCCCCAGGTCCCGCCCCAGCCGCCGCCCCTCTCGTGCTGTTCGGGGTGACCGCCGCGCACCTGCGGGGCGTCGGGCGGGAACGGGCCCTGCCCACCGCCGGCCATCGGGGAGAACCGGTCCCGCTCGCCTCCCGGCGGTGCGGGCGCGGTCCGCCTGCGGCGGCCGGTGCCGGACGCGGGGGGCGCCGCGGGGCGCTCGCCTCCCGGCTCCGCCGCTGTCGCGTCCGGGCGGATCGCCCCGGCACCCTTTCGACTGTGTCGTCCCACGCCCCGGATCAGCTCCCGCCGCTCTCGTCCAGCAGTTCCCGGAACGCCTGGGCGACCGCCTCCGGGTACTCCATCATCGCCACGTGCCCCGCGTCGGGCAGGGTCAGCAGCCGGGCGCCGCGGAAGGCCGCGGACGCCTTGCGTGCCATCCGGTACGAGACGAGCTGGTCCCGTCCGCAGTACACGAGCTGGGTCGGTGCGAGCACCCGCTCGGCCTGGCGCCACAGTCCGTGCTGGCCGCCCAGGGTGTACGCGTCGACGATGCCCCGGGCCGAACGCGTCATCGCGTCCCAGAAGTACGGCAGTTCCAGCCGGCGCTCCATCTCGGCCACCGCGTGGCGGAAGGCTTCCTCGGAGACCCGTGCCGGATCGCCGTAACAGAGTGCCATGACTCCGCGCGTCCGCTGCTCCGCGGTCCAGTCCTTCGTGAGCCGGGCGAACAGGGAAGCGACCCCCGGCACCGCCAGCAGGCCGGTGGGGACGGCCGGTCGCTGCACCCGCCACTCCGGCAGGGCGGGCGAGATCAGGGTGAGGGTCCGCACCAGGTCGGGGCGGACGGCGGCGACCCGGGTGGCGACCGCACCGCCCAGCGAATTGCCGAAGAGGTGGACGGGCCCCCGCCCCTCCGCGTCCAGCAGCCGGATCACCGCACGGGCGTGTCCGGTCACCGAGTAGTCGCCGTCGTCGGGCGGCGGCGAATCGCCGAATCCGGGCAGGTCGACCGCTTCTCCGTCGACCAGGCCGGACAGCAGCGGCATCAGGGCGGACCAGTTCTGGGACGAGCCGCCGAGCCCGTGCACGTACAGCGCGGGGGGCAGTCCGGTCCGGTCTCCCGGCCGGCAGCGGACGTTCAGACCGATCCCCGGCAGGGACACGGAGCGCAGCCGTTCGCCGTCGGCGACCCGGACGGCACTGACCGTGGGGGCCACCGCTGCGGCGGCGGCCTGGACACCCGGCAGCTCGGTCGAAGACATGCGCCAATGTTACGAGACGATCACGCACTGATTCATGTGTTCGCCGTCACAAGGCCGCATCGCGGGGTGGACGGGTAGCTCCTAGGCTTCAGGGGGAACGACAGGAAGGGAGCTGCCCCATGACGGTCGACCCGAGCGACCCGGACACCTTCGAGGGCGCGGAGCCGGACGAACCCGGCCCGGAGGCCCCGGAGGCCGACGCCGCCGAGCAGCGCGCGGAGGTCCGGCCGGAACAGGACGAGCGGACGGAGAGTACCGATCCGGCCGCCGCCAATGAGGCCGACATCGCGGACCAACGCCGGGTGATTCCCCTCGACGAGGACGATTACCGCTGAAACGCCCCGGTTTACCCGCGACCGCAGAGAACTGTGGCTTCCACAGTCGTCCGGTCCGTGAAATTCTGCGTCCGCGCCGCGCACACCCGGGTTACCCAAAAGTACGATGGCTGTACGGCGCAGCGTGCACGGACCGGCTGTGCTGGAACACATATTTGGGAGGCGGCGTGACAGCCATCGAGCAGACAGAGGCGGCGCGCCCGCGGGGCACCCGCCTGCCCCGCCGCGCCCGACGGAATCAGCTGCTGGGCGCCGCACAGGAGGTCTTCGTCGCGCAGGGCTACCACTCCGCCGCGATGGACGACATCGCCGAGCGGGCCGGGGTCAGCAAGCCGGTGCTCTACCAGCACTTCCCCGGGAAGCTGGAGCTGTATCTGGCCCTGCTCGACCAGCACTGCGAGTCGCTGCTCCAGGCCGTCCGCACGGCGCTGGCCTCGACCACGGACAACAAGCTGCGCGTCGAGGCGACGATGGACGCCTACTTCGCGTACGTGCAGGACGAGGGCGGCGCCTTCCGCCTGGTCTTCGAGTCCGATCTGACCAACGAGCCCGCCGTGCGCGAGCGGGTGGACCGGGTGTCCCTCCAGTGCGCCGAGGCCATCTCCGACGTGATCGCCGGGGACACGGGCCTGTCCAAGGACGAGTCCATGCTGCTGGCCGTCGGGCTCGGCGGCGTCTCCCAGGTGGTGGCGCGCTACTGGCTCTCCAGCCAGTCCGCCGTCCCCCGCGACACCGCCGTGCAGCTGCTCACCTCGCTGGCCTGGCGGGGCATCGCGGGCTTCCCGCTGCACGGTGCCGAGCAGCACTGACCCCCGCGTGACGGGACGCCCGGCGCCGTGTTCGCTGCGGGCGTTGCCGGTCGGGCCCTGAGCGCCGCTTCCGCCGGGCTAATGTGGCTGCGTACGGCGCGGTTCGCCGCGCAGGGACTGACCGTCGGAGGGACATAGCCGTGGAGGTCAAGATCGGGGTGCAGCACACGCCCCGCGAGATCGTTCTGGAGAGCGGGCTTTCCGCCGAGGACGTCGAGAGCGCGGTCACCGCGGCACTGGGCGGCAAGGCGGAGCTGCTCAGCCTCACGGACGACAAGGGCCGCAAGGTCCTCGTGCCGGCCGACCGGATCGCGTATGTGGAGATCGGCGAGCCGACCACCCGGCGGGTGGGGTTCGGGACGCTGTAGTCCACCGGACGCGTTGATCACGGGAGCGGCCCGGCGGGATCTTCCCGCCGGGCCGCTCCCGTGTCGCGTGCGGAGCCGTCCTACCGGCGTCGGGCGCGGAGCCGTCACACGGGAGGGGCGCCGCGTACGACACCGTCTCGCGGAGGGCGTCGCGCACGGGGGCGTCACGCGGGGCGCCGTCGCGTCGGGGCGGCCGGGGCGGGGCCATCGTGCAGAGGGCTGCCGGGCGCCGGGCGCCCGCCGTTCCCGTACGGGTCGGAGAGGGCCGTCGGAGGGTTGCTCGCGGCGGCCGGAGGGTAGTACCGCCTACGACCGATTTGCCCGCCCCGCACACCCCCGCGAGGTGATCCTCTGTGATCTGGGAATCCTTCGGCGCCGCCGTGCTCGGACTGGCCCTGTCCTGGGTGGCGCTCCGCTCACTGGCCGACCGTCTGCCGGCCGGCCGTGCGGTCTATCCCACCGGCACGCTGGGCGCGCTGTTCGGCGCGTATCTGACGCATGCCGCGCTGGACAGCGGCCATGTCCTGGCGACGCTGACCGGAGCCCTGTCGGTCGGAGCGGTGACGCTCTCGCTCCTGATCCGGCCGCCCGGCCGCCGGCTCCCCCGGCCGACGGCGGCGGCCCAGTAGCCCCGGCGTTACGCGGCCAGGCCCAGAGCGGCCATCCGCTTGGTGTGGGCCTCCGTGATCCGGGAGAACATCCGGCCCACCTCCGCCAGGTCGAAGCCGTCCGCGACGCCTCCCACCAGCATCGTCGAGAGGGCGTCGCGGTCGGCGACCACCCGCTGGGCCTGCGACAGCGCCTCTCCCATCAGCCGGCGGGCCCACAGCGCGAGCCGCCCGCCGACCCGCGGGTCGGCCTCGATGGCGGCGCGCACCTTCTCCACCGCGAAGTTGCCGTGGCCGGTGTCGTCGAGCACGGACAGCACGAGGGAGCGGGTGTCCGTGTCCAGCCGGGCCGCGACCTCGCGGTAGAAGTCGCTCGCGATCGAGTCGCCGACGTAGGCCTTGACCAGGCCCTCCAGCCAGTCGGACGGGGCGGTCTGGCGGTGGAAGTCGTCGAGCGCCTTGGCGAACGGCTCCATCGCCGTGGTCGGCTCCTCGTCGACCGCGGTGAGCCGCTCGGTCAGCTGCTCGAAGTGGTGGAACTCGGCGGCGGCCATCTTCGCCAGCTCCGCCTTGTCCCCGAGGGTCGGCGCGAGCTTCGCGTCCTCGGCCAGTCGTTCGAAGGCCGCCAGCTCTCCGTAGGCGAGGGCGCCGAGCAGGTCCACGACCGCGGCGCGGTACTGCGGGTCGGCGGCCGCGGTGGCCCAGTCCTGGGTGGCGATCCCGGTGGCTCCGGAAGAGTCGGCGGGGGTGTCGGTGGCGTGGTCTGGCGTCTCCATGAAACGGAACGATAGCCCTCCCGGCGCAGGGCGGAAGGGCCTGGTCAGCCGGGGCAGCCGTACCGTTCCGATGAATTCGTCCAACACACATGCGCGAATCCGGGGTACAGTGGTATTGCGCTTACTGAGCACTGTGCTGTGCCAGAGGCGCGCCCTTGAAT is a genomic window of Streptomyces sp. YPW6 containing:
- a CDS encoding alpha/beta hydrolase, which codes for MSSTELPGVQAAAAAVAPTVSAVRVADGERLRSVSLPGIGLNVRCRPGDRTGLPPALYVHGLGGSSQNWSALMPLLSGLVDGEAVDLPGFGDSPPPDDGDYSVTGHARAVIRLLDAEGRGPVHLFGNSLGGAVATRVAAVRPDLVRTLTLISPALPEWRVQRPAVPTGLLAVPGVASLFARLTKDWTAEQRTRGVMALCYGDPARVSEEAFRHAVAEMERRLELPYFWDAMTRSARGIVDAYTLGGQHGLWRQAERVLAPTQLVYCGRDQLVSYRMARKASAAFRGARLLTLPDAGHVAMMEYPEAVAQAFRELLDESGGS
- a CDS encoding ferritin-like fold-containing protein; protein product: METPDHATDTPADSSGATGIATQDWATAAADPQYRAAVVDLLGALAYGELAAFERLAEDAKLAPTLGDKAELAKMAAAEFHHFEQLTERLTAVDEEPTTAMEPFAKALDDFHRQTAPSDWLEGLVKAYVGDSIASDFYREVAARLDTDTRSLVLSVLDDTGHGNFAVEKVRAAIEADPRVGGRLALWARRLMGEALSQAQRVVADRDALSTMLVGGVADGFDLAEVGRMFSRITEAHTKRMAALGLAA
- a CDS encoding DUF3492 domain-containing protein gives rise to the protein MRIGLLTDGGYPYATGESRLWCDRLVRGLPQHEFDLFALSRSARQEAQGWVRLPYQVSRVRTAPLWTPEDGTLRGSGERGLVARLVTGGEQAYGRRDRKRFTEHFTALATAVSTPDRAGTEAGEGPGAELFTAGLYGLAELARERGGLHLALRSETAVRILEATTRAHGAGRTVRSATVPDHLACAAELERALRPLSLDWYDQESLGAVDLCHAASGGAAALPGLLAKRFFGVPLLVTEHGVPLRAHYLAAASGTPYGAPVRALLAAFHGRLATEIYRQAALVTPGNTHVRRWQQRCGADPAKQRTVYPGMAAERFGPVGEDAERLGPAAGGAEEDGLGTLVWVGRIEPAKDLIALLHAFTEIRRARPDARLRIFGAPAEGDEATTYLAHCTALAAQLFPDEAAGAHTEGSSPVTFEEIGGPEIPDLAEAYAAGEVIVLSSTVEGFPVSLVEAMFCGRATVSTDVGAVVEVIGGTGLVVPPRNPKALAEACVALLRDPERRSRLGAAARSRALELFTVEQNLAAFRGIYLELMSHTPVRREADTLDAHGDPLPFATPPEARLPGRWTRPGAHLRPPEDRERPAVRAAVAAVPFGPARSAGARLPDRPGEPEPEHTREPEPEGVCAVAAGPAGDGDA
- a CDS encoding DUF3107 domain-containing protein, whose amino-acid sequence is MEVKIGVQHTPREIVLESGLSAEDVESAVTAALGGKAELLSLTDDKGRKVLVPADRIAYVEIGEPTTRRVGFGTL
- a CDS encoding TetR/AcrR family transcriptional regulator, with protein sequence MTAIEQTEAARPRGTRLPRRARRNQLLGAAQEVFVAQGYHSAAMDDIAERAGVSKPVLYQHFPGKLELYLALLDQHCESLLQAVRTALASTTDNKLRVEATMDAYFAYVQDEGGAFRLVFESDLTNEPAVRERVDRVSLQCAEAISDVIAGDTGLSKDESMLLAVGLGGVSQVVARYWLSSQSAVPRDTAVQLLTSLAWRGIAGFPLHGAEQH